The genomic region TCTGCCTATTGTCAGGAAGAGATAAAGATTTTTTCTTATTTAAGCATAAAGAAATATTTGAAGATTTTATATTTTTCATTGAGATCGAATTACTTGACGGCACATTTATAACTGTAAGACGTAGTGTTGAAAATGCCACTAAAATTAGCTTTAAGAAGCACAATGATAGGAAGCAAGACTTTTCGGAACTTCCTGAAACCAGTTGGGATCATTTAGATATACCGTTTGAAAAATCAAAAGAACTCTTGGACGGAATTCTCGATCTTCGTTCGATAAAACCTTGGCCGTATCGAAAAGGGTTGGCTTATTTACTTCGCTCTCAAAAAGATTATATAGATGTTTTTCAGCTTGATAAATTTAAATCTTCTCATAAAGACTGGAAGCCATATTTAGCTCAAATCCTTGGTTTCAATGCCGAGATCATTATGGAACACTATAGTAAAGAAGAAGAGCTATCGAGGAAACAGGACGCTGAGAAAATCATAAAGGATGAACTTGGTGCGTCCGCCGACAATCTTAGTGAAATTGAAGGGATATTATCTTTTAAGCAAATCGACACGGAAAAAAAACAGAAGTCCCTCGATGCCTTTGATTTCCGAGGTAACGACAAAGAAAAGACTGAACAACTTGTTGATGAAATCGATGATGAAATCGCAGATTTAAATTCAAGGCGGTATTACCTGATGCACAATAAGAAAAAGATTAACTCCTCACTTGAAGAACAAAGAATTCTTTTCAATCCTGAAGAAGCTAAAATACTATTCGAAGAAGTCGGTGTTTTTTTTCAAGGACAGATAAAACGTGACTTTGAACAATTAATAAAATTCAATCGTGCAATAACGGAAGAGCGAAGATCGTATTTGCTTGAAGAACGTAACGAAATTGATGCTCAGTTAAAAGTTATTGATTCTCAACTTAATGAATTTGGTAAGAAACGTTCCGATACTCTTTCATTTTTAAGTGATACCGATGCTTTCTCAAAATATAAGCAGCTAACCAATGAACTGGTCATATTGAAAGCCGAAATAGAAAATCTGGAAGATAAGCGTAAAAAACTTCATCGGCTGCATGAATTACGAAAAGAAATTCGCACACTTGATAGCGAAAAGAAACAGCTTCAAACACTTATAGAAGAGGATGTCGCAAAACTGAATTCAGACAAAGGTGCTTTGTTTGACAAGATACGTATTTTATTCAACAAGATAATTGAAGAAATTGTTGATCAAAAGGCAGTTATGAGTGTGGAGCCTAATAAAGAAGGACATCTTGACTTCAGAGCAGAGTTTTTAGATAAGGAAGGGAATACAACAAGTGCCGGTATGGGACATACATATAAAAAGCTTCTTTGTATCGCTTTTGATATGGCTATTCTTCATGCCCACGCCTCCGATCGATTCCCACATTTCGTTTTCCACGATGGAGTTTTCGAATCTCTCGATGACAGAAAAAAAGAGAACCTGCTTCGTGTTATCAGAGAATATTCGAATTATGGAATCCAGCATATTATTACTTTGATCGATTCCGATCTCCCCCAACAAATACCATCTGAAGAAACATTATTTGAAGATTCGGAGATTGTTCTCAAGCTTCACGACGAAAACGAAAGTGGCCGGCTCTTCAAAATGCCATCTTGGTAGAATGACAACAATCGAACGGCGGTTGGCTGTAGTTCGAGAAAGTAAGAATATTTCAAACTGAGACACTACCAAAAATACAACTTGCGTATTTGTGATTATTGGAGGCTGAGGGATTTAGGTAAACGTAGTGTGATACAATAAATTGGATGCAAATTATAAAGACAATAGATGAGATAAAGACGATAATCAACTCCAACAGGGAGGTGCTTGAGAGCAGATTTAAGGTCAAGACCATTGGAGTCTTTGGCTCATATGTCCGCGGAGCGCAAAATAAATGGAGCGATATCGATATTCTTGTTGAGTTTAGTGAACCGGTTGATTTAATCCAGTTTATTGAACTTGAGAACTACCTTGCCGGCAAACTTGGGAAAAAAGTTGACCTTGTTACGAAAAACGCTCTAAAACCATTCATAGGAAAGTGCATACTTGATGAGGTTGTTTACGTATGAGCAGGCGACAATACATGGACTTCATAAACGATATCTATGAGTGTATTAATGATGTCGGCGATTTCATTGAAAACATGACGTACGAAGAATTTCTTAAGGATAAGAAAACGAATTACGCAGTGCTCAGGTGTATTGAGATTATTGGTGAAGCCGCCAAACACATACCCACGGAGATTTGTGATAAGGCTCCAGATATAAAATGGAACGAGATCAGGGGCATGAGAAACAGGGTAATCCACGAATATTTCGGTGTGGATTATGTCATAGTTTGGAAAACAGCAAGGGAATACCTGCCGGAACTTAAAGCTAAAGTAGAGGCTCTCATTAAGCTGGTATCTGGATAATGCCCATCGGCGGGGAAAGAGCAGCAGTGCAAAACCCGCTAACCAAGTACACCACCGAAGCGGGTTGGACATATTTATCAGCCGAACAATGCCGGACACTCAGAGGAAACGACACAGGGCTTATACTGAAAGACATCTTTATCGAACAGGTCTCTAAACTAAATCCCTTTATGACACCGGAGCTTGCCATGGAACTGTCAAAAAAACTCCTCCCGCTTAAAACCGGCATAGAGGGTAATCTGATAGTATGGGAGTACATAAGAGGGCTTAGACAAATCCATGTACCGGCAGAAAAACGGGAGCGCGATGTAAAACTTATGGATATTAACAATACCTACAACAACACCTTCCACGTAACCGATGAATTCACATACTCAAGCGGCACGGCTACTGTCAGGGCAGACGTGCTGTTTTTAATAAACGGAATACCGCTTATAATAGTAGAAACTAAGGCAGCACACAAGGTGGAGGGGATAGCTGAGGCACTTGACCAGATACGCAGATATCACCGTGAGGGCGTGGAGCTGCTGTCCATGCTTCAGCTCTACACCTTAACACATTTAATCTGCTACTACTATGGGGCGACATGGAACACCTCACGTAAAGGACTGTTTAACTGGAAAGATGAACAGGGCGGTGACTTTGAGACAATCGTTAAAGCATTTTTTGACAAACAACGTGTATTAAGAACTCTGCATGACTACATACTTTTTATCCGGCAAGATGATGAACTTAAGAAGATAGTCCTTCGCCCTCACCAGATGCGGGCAGTTGGCAAAGCAATAAAGAGGGCGCTGTCAGACAAAAAGCGCGGCCTTATCTGGCACACACAAGGCTCCGGAAAGACATATACCATGATTACCACTGCAAAGTTGATTATAGAAAATCCCGCATTTAACAATCCCACCGTGATTATGCTTGTTGACCGTAATGAGCTTGAAAGCCAGATGTTTGCAAACCTTTCATCGGCGGGTTTTATGCAGCAAGACGTTGAGACAGACAGCAAACTGGCTCTGGAGAACGCTCTTAAAAATGACAAGAGGGGCTTGATAGTCTCGATGATTCACAAGTTTGATGGAATTAAAGAGGGTATTAACACAAGGCATAACATCTATGTGCTTGTGGATGAGGCTCACAGAACTACAGGCGGAAAACTTGGCAACTACCTGATGGGCGCTCTCCCTAACGCTACCTATATTGGATTTACAGGCACGCCGATTGACAGGCTGTCATACGGTCAGGGAACGTTTTTCACATTTGGTAAAGAAGACCCGCCTAAGGGATACCTCGATAAGTACGGCATAGCAGAGAGCATAGAGGACGGCACAACCGTTGCTCTGCACTACACCCTTGCGCCCAATGAGCTTCTTATTGACAGGGAAACGCTGGAAAAGGAGTTTTTGAATCGTTCAGAGGCCGCAGGTGTAAGCGATATAGAGGAGCTTAACAAAGTGCTGGCTAAAGCGGTAAATCTCCGTAATATGCTTAAAAACCCTGAGCGTATCGAAGAGATTGCCGCTTATGTCGCAAACCACTTCAGGGAAAACGTGGAGCCGATGGGCTATAAGGCTTTTCTGGTTGCCGTGGACAGGGAGGCGTGTGCTCTTTATAAGTCGGCACTGGATAAACACCTGCCCTCTGAGTACTCATGCGTGGTCTATAGCAAATCTCAGAATGATGAGGAGCACATGAAGTCATATTATCTTTCAGACGAACAAGAGAAGCTCATCCGTAAGGACTTCAGAAAACCCGATACCGAATTAAAAATACTGATAGTTACCGAAAAACTTCTGACCGGCTTTGATGCCCCCATCCTCTACTGCATGTATCTGGATAAACCCATGCGTGACCATGTGCTCCTTCAGGCTATTGCAAGGGTAAACCGCCCATATGAGGATAGCGCTGGCAGGGCAAAACCTTCAGGGTTTATTGTTGATTTTGTAGGATTATTCGCTAACCTTCAGAGTGCTCTTGCATTTGATTCCTCTGATATCGAAGGCGTGGTGGAGGATGTGGAGTTTTTAAAGGGAGAGTTTGCAAAGAGGATGGTACAGGCAAAGGATCAGTATCTGTCAATTGCAATGGGCAA from Nitrospirota bacterium harbors:
- a CDS encoding DUF2326 domain-containing protein gives rise to the protein MKLSRLYSNKPEIFEPIDFIAGLNVILAEIRLPENKKKDTHNLGKTTLGRLIDFCLLSGRDKDFFLFKHKEIFEDFIFFIEIELLDGTFITVRRSVENATKISFKKHNDRKQDFSELPETSWDHLDIPFEKSKELLDGILDLRSIKPWPYRKGLAYLLRSQKDYIDVFQLDKFKSSHKDWKPYLAQILGFNAEIIMEHYSKEEELSRKQDAEKIIKDELGASADNLSEIEGILSFKQIDTEKKQKSLDAFDFRGNDKEKTEQLVDEIDDEIADLNSRRYYLMHNKKKINSSLEEQRILFNPEEAKILFEEVGVFFQGQIKRDFEQLIKFNRAITEERRSYLLEERNEIDAQLKVIDSQLNEFGKKRSDTLSFLSDTDAFSKYKQLTNELVILKAEIENLEDKRKKLHRLHELRKEIRTLDSEKKQLQTLIEEDVAKLNSDKGALFDKIRILFNKIIEEIVDQKAVMSVEPNKEGHLDFRAEFLDKEGNTTSAGMGHTYKKLLCIAFDMAILHAHASDRFPHFVFHDGVFESLDDRKKENLLRVIREYSNYGIQHIITLIDSDLPQQIPSEETLFEDSEIVLKLHDENESGRLFKMPSW
- a CDS encoding nucleotidyltransferase family protein translates to MQIIKTIDEIKTIINSNREVLESRFKVKTIGVFGSYVRGAQNKWSDIDILVEFSEPVDLIQFIELENYLAGKLGKKVDLVTKNALKPFIGKCILDEVVYV
- a CDS encoding DUF86 domain-containing protein produces the protein MSRRQYMDFINDIYECINDVGDFIENMTYEEFLKDKKTNYAVLRCIEIIGEAAKHIPTEICDKAPDIKWNEIRGMRNRVIHEYFGVDYVIVWKTAREYLPELKAKVEALIKLVSG
- a CDS encoding HsdR family type I site-specific deoxyribonuclease, which encodes MPIGGERAAVQNPLTKYTTEAGWTYLSAEQCRTLRGNDTGLILKDIFIEQVSKLNPFMTPELAMELSKKLLPLKTGIEGNLIVWEYIRGLRQIHVPAEKRERDVKLMDINNTYNNTFHVTDEFTYSSGTATVRADVLFLINGIPLIIVETKAAHKVEGIAEALDQIRRYHREGVELLSMLQLYTLTHLICYYYGATWNTSRKGLFNWKDEQGGDFETIVKAFFDKQRVLRTLHDYILFIRQDDELKKIVLRPHQMRAVGKAIKRALSDKKRGLIWHTQGSGKTYTMITTAKLIIENPAFNNPTVIMLVDRNELESQMFANLSSAGFMQQDVETDSKLALENALKNDKRGLIVSMIHKFDGIKEGINTRHNIYVLVDEAHRTTGGKLGNYLMGALPNATYIGFTGTPIDRLSYGQGTFFTFGKEDPPKGYLDKYGIAESIEDGTTVALHYTLAPNELLIDRETLEKEFLNRSEAAGVSDIEELNKVLAKAVNLRNMLKNPERIEEIAAYVANHFRENVEPMGYKAFLVAVDREACALYKSALDKHLPSEYSCVVYSKSQNDEEHMKSYYLSDEQEKLIRKDFRKPDTELKILIVTEKLLTGFDAPILYCMYLDKPMRDHVLLQAIARVNRPYEDSAGRAKPSGFIVDFVGLFANLQSALAFDSSDIEGVVEDVEFLKGEFAKRMVQAKDQYLSIAMGKARDKEVEAILEHFVDEKLRHKFFEFFKDISSMYDIISPDAFLRPYLDNMEALTRIFRILKEAYCPTITIDREFTRKTAQLVSDQTKGGNIGPIIGIYEINEETLKRIDASRVSDREKVFNLIKTIVKHVTEGADELPYLRSIGERADEIIHRYNEGQEMTQATINALKNLVNEINDAKREQNSKGMPNEVFSVYWLFRNEGIAEPENSANEMSEVFKTNPHWRSNGSHEREVRKKLYSILSKCGLSGFIEFGKNIMDILRGRGK